Proteins from a genomic interval of Vicinamibacterales bacterium:
- a CDS encoding response regulator, producing MSLAVVLAEDDPDIQLVARLALKRAGFIVRVVNNGQEALDAIRQQPPDVVLLDWMMPELDGPETCRQLKADPATAGIPVIFLTAKSQEAEIQRGLSLGASGYVTKPFDALSLGQQVKDIVTAKVP from the coding sequence ATGAGCCTGGCGGTCGTACTCGCCGAGGACGACCCCGACATCCAGCTCGTCGCCAGGCTCGCGCTGAAGCGCGCCGGCTTCATCGTCAGGGTGGTCAACAACGGCCAGGAGGCGCTGGACGCCATTCGCCAGCAGCCGCCCGACGTGGTGCTGCTCGACTGGATGATGCCCGAGCTCGACGGCCCGGAAACGTGCCGGCAGCTCAAGGCGGACCCGGCCACCGCCGGCATCCCGGTCATCTTCCTGACGGCGAAGTCGCAAGAGGCGGAGATCCAGCGCGGGTTGAGCCTCGGCGCCTCCGGCTACGTAACCAAACCGTTTGACGCGCTGTCGCTCGGGCAGCAGGTCAAGGACATCGTCACCGCGAAGGTCCCGTGA